The sequence ACGAAGGCGAGCTCGCCAACGTCAAGGACCTGCCCTGGCGCGCCGCGGGCATGTGCGTCGCGAAGCAGCCAACCGAAAAGCTGGTGGTGGTTTCCGGCGATGGCCAGGTCTTCACCTACGTCGGTGGGAAAGAGGGCACCGAACAAATCCCCAAACCTCACGAGCTCCGCGGATGCACGCGCATCGCGGGCCATGCCTATGGCTTCGGGATGAACCGAGAGGTCTTCCGGCGCGAAGGTGATGGGCGGTGGCGTGCCATGCATGCCCCCAAGGTCAAGGGTGAGCAGATCGCGGGTTTCGAGGCGCTCGACGGCTTCTCCGAGCACGACCTCTACGCGGCGGGATGGGAGGGCGAAGTGTGGCGCTGGGACAGCGGGGGCTGGACGCAGTGCCCGAGCCCCACTCATGTCATCCTGTCGGCCCTCTGCTGCGCGGGTGATGGACATGTCTACGCAGGCGGGCAATCGGGAACGCTGTTGCGTGGGCGCGGACTGGACTGGGCGCTCCTCGAAACCGGAGGGGGCGATGACATCTGGGACCTTCGCTGGTTCATGGGGCGCCTCTATGTGGCGACCCTCAGCGCGTTGTACGTGCTTGATGGAAAGTCGCTGGTCGCCGTCGACTTCGGTCGCGAGAAGCCGAAGAGTGCCTACAAGCTCACCGATGCGGAGGGCGTGCTCTGGGCCATCGGACAGAAGAACATCTTCTCATTCGATGGCGCGAATTGGCGGCGCTGGGAATGACCTACGCCCCGCCTGACAGAGGACGGCGGCGCCGGGACGGGGCACGGCGAAAAGTTACGGGAACGCGGCTGGGCTGGGCAGGCGTGTGTCTGCTGGAGATGAAAGGCTTCTGCGCCGGCCTGGCGTGCGGCTCATGGGCTCCCCGTCAGCGTCCCTCACCTCCCGCTCTGCTCCCGCCCGCTACGCCCAAGAGGGCTGGCCGGAGTCGTTCCAGCCCCAGGCCCAGACGATGCCGTCCTGGCGCAAGCATTCCGTGACACTCTTCAGGCGTGCCAATGATCAGGGTGTTCGACATCAGGTTCATCGCGATGATGCTGGAGCACCCCGCCAAGGAAGTCCCAGTCGCCCCAGCTTCCAGAGCTGGAGTCCCATGCCTTGTGGTAGCAGGCGTTGTCTTTCCCAGAGCAGACAATGTCGATCCGGCCGGGCCCCCAAGACACCACTCTGGGCAGCCCACTAACCTTCCCACCTAACGACTCCCAGTCGCCCCAGCCTTCATTGCTAGAGTCCCATGCCTTGTGATAGCAGGCGTCGTCTATCCCAACGCAGACGATGTCGAGCCGGCCGGGAGCCCACGAGACAAGCGTGGGCGACGACTTTAACGCCCCGCCCAGAAACTCCCAATCGCCCCAGCGTCCAGAGCTGGAGTCCCATGCCTTGTGGTAGCAGACGTTGTCTATTCCAACGCAGACGATGTCGAGCCGGCCGGGAGCCCACGAGACCACACTGGGCAGCCCACTAACCTTCCCACCTAACGACTCCCATTCGCCCCAGCTTCCAGAATTGGAGTCCCATGCCTTGTGATGGCAGGCGTTGTCTATCCCAGCACAGACGATGTCGAGCCGGCCGGGAGCCCACGAGACCACGCTGGGCAGCCCACTAACCTTCCCACCTAACGACTCCCAGTCGCCCCAGCTTCCAGAGCTGGAGTCCCATGCCTTGTGGTAGCAGGCGTTGTCTATTCCAACGCCGACGATGTCGAGCCGGCCGGGGGCCCACGAGACCAGTGTGGGCGACGACTTCAACTCCCCGCCCAGAAACTCCCAGTCGCCCCAGCTTCCAGAGCTGGAGTCCCACGCCTTGTGGTAGCAGGCGTTGTCTATTCCAACGCAGACGATGTCGAGCCGGCCTGGACCCCAAGACACCACACTGGGCAGCCCACTAACCTCCCCACCTAACCATTCCCAGTCGCCCCAGCTTCCAGAGCTGGAGTCCCATGCCTTGTGATAGCAGGCGTAGTCATTCCCAGCACAGACGATGTCGAGCCTGCCGGGGGCCCATGACGCCACGTTGGCCGATGGCGTCAACTGAGCCTGCGAATCCGAGTAACTGACCGTTGGCTCTCTTGAATATTCCGTCCAGTCGTTGGGTGCAGTCGAACCGATTACATAAAATGACTTCCCACCCGCGACGATCGTCGCATTGGCCTTATAGGTTATTCCGCGATCAATATAAAATATACTCCAATCCCTGTAGATGGTGTTGTATGCAGTTCCCACGAGACCAAAGGCCACAGGTCCGAGGGGACTGGCGATCTGGATCAGTTGGTCCCTGGTAAGATTGAGGGCAGAGGCGAGCGATGATATAAATCCCTCGGAACTGGCGGTGCGGATGGCTGCAGCAGTCCCTGCGGAGACCGCTCCGACTTCCGTGAGCTCTACCCCTTCAATGGCGGCCACCGCGACTGGAGCAGCAGCCGCCCCTCCAGTTAGCACCACGGCGACGGCCCCTGCGATCAGGGTGCCCGCCGTAACGAGCATACCAAGCCATGTGTTGAAATTTAGCACCCATTCACTGGGGAGATACGTGTCTTGCTGTCCCGGCTTGAGTACCGTCCACCAGCAACCTGGCCTGCCATCGCGCCAAGGGATTTCGCCGCAGCCTACATGATGGACCGCGACGACAATGTCCCGATTGGTTTCGTTCCTGAACGTGAAATGGTCCTGTGGCATTTGAAAAGCCTCCCCCACCCATGCGGGCCTGATCTACATGTGAGGGTGTGAAACGCGTCAACTGGACGCAAGTGGCTGGTGAAGGAAGTGCTGGAGCGGCAGATGGGCGCAAGGATCGCTCGCGTAATGAGGGGGTAGGCGACCGCCGTGCGGGGCAAGCTCAAGCCACGATGACCGGGACAGGACGAGCTAGCGTTTAGTGCCTCAGCCGTCAGTAACTCCTCGCCCGGGCCCGTCGTGACGACGAGCGCGTTTCGTGCTGGCGAGGAGGGAGGGGCAGCTCAGGCTGCGGCATTGGTAGCCAGCTGATGGTAACTGTT comes from Pyxidicoccus parkwaysis and encodes:
- a CDS encoding RCC1-like domain-containing protein, with protein sequence MARLKSVTECLRQDGIVWAWGWNDSGQPSWA